In Phaseolus vulgaris cultivar G19833 chromosome 7, P. vulgaris v2.0, whole genome shotgun sequence, the genomic stretch CAAAGCTTGCTTCAGAATTTTGCGGCTATTCTAAATTGTAAAGTGATGGTAACTCCTTTTGTTTATTTAGGGTTGTCGATAGGAGGTTGTCACAAACGGGGTGCGTTTTGGAGCAGGGTGATAGAGAGAGCTCAAGGTAAATTGTCAAGATGGAGAGGCAGGTGCCTGTCGTTGGCTGGGAGGATTTGCTTGTTAAAATTAGTTCTCTCCTCAATCCCGTTATTTTTTATGTCACTGTTTAAGTTACCTTCTGTGGTGGCAAAGAAGTTAGTTCGAATACAAAGGAATTTCCTTTGGGGATGAGGTTCAGATGGTAGGAAGATCGCTTGGGCCTCTTGGAAAAAGGTTTGTGAGCCTCGTGACTATGGGGGGCTAGGTATTATTGACCTAAGGTTGTTTAATTTGGCTCTATTAGGTAAGTGGATCTGGAGGTTGGGTACGGATAAGGGTGGTCTGTGGAAAGAGATCCTCGTTTCTAAGTACGGTGGGTGGAGAAGCTTGAGAGAGGAAGGTAAAGTTGGTAGGGTctctctttggtggaaagatttgaaggaGGTGTGGGCTTCGGAGGGTTGGGGaagaagttttgaagatgggTTTGAGTGGCAAGTTGGTGAGGGGAAGGCTATCCTTTTTTGGGAGGACAGTTGGTTGAGTTGTGGAGCGTTCAAGAGTGTTTTTCCGAGAATTTTCTCTCTTAGTGTGACAAAAGGTGCAAAGGTGGTTGAACTAGGGAATTGGATTGATGGTGTTTGGGTGTGGCACTTTGAATGGCGTAGACCCTTTTTTGAATGGGAGAAACCTTTGGTGGAGCAGTTCTTTGAGTTACTGCAAGGGGCGAAGTTGGAATCGGGGAAGGCAAATTGTTCAATTTGGAAGGCAGGGGGGTTTCATACTTTTACGGTTAACTCAGCCTATTTTCAGGTTAGGAAGGATAGAGTTGGGGAGGTTTCTCTAGTTTACAGTAAGTTGTGGAGGTGCAAAGCTTTGCGTTCTGCTTTGgtcactgcttggagggtgaTGGAGAATAAGATTGCTACTATGGTGAATTTGGAAAGGCGAGGGGTGGTGGTAGAGAATCTGGTGTGTGGTTTGTGTGGGAAGGTGGAAGAGTCGTCCAATCATTTGTTTTCCGCCTGCGAGTTTACCTTACGGGTGTGGTGTCTTTGTTTTGAGTGGCTTGGAGTGTCGTTTGTTATTCACAAGGACCCTTTGGTAAACTTTCAACAATTCAGGTTGTGTTCGGCTTCTGATGTGGTTAATGACGTTTGGGGGGCGATTTGGGTTGGAGTTGTGAGTGGAATTTGGAGACATAGGAACTCGGTGACCTTCGACAGGGGCGTGGTAGATGCGCTCGAGGTATTTGCACTGGtacaagtaaatgtttggtcttggatttttGCAAAATCCTGTTGTAATTCCTTTACATACCCCAACTGGGTTTTGAACCCAGTGGATTGTATGAGGCTGGTTGTTTAATGCTTTCTTGAGTTTGGTTTGGTTGTTCCTTATTTAAGTTGGAAGGTGTTCCTTGATTGGAGGTTGGTAAGGCGCTAGCTCtttatgtaaaagggttggaccacccctgaagtggtttccatttatttattttttattgctgataaaaaaaagtaacttaTTCTTAATTCTTAGATCTCTACAATACTCAAAGTGTCCCAAACTTGACCACATGTTCTATAATGCAATTCTTatagcactacaagaaaatcatgaaatagaaaccaaatttagaaaccaaaaataattagttgttatagtaactaaattagagatcattttagacactaacaaaaattggtttctaaattactttctattattgttaaatgctttctaaattggtatctaattagcaaccaaggtttttgctaccaaatttagaatctaaattattggtagttaaaaatttggtagctaattaattaccagtttagaaactatttaacaataatagaaactaatttagaaacaaaaaaaaagtttctaaaatggtttctaatttggtcactataacaactaattatttttagtctcgtctctaaaattggtttctatttcataattttcttgtagtgtagttACTGAATATGATGTCAAAAAGAAATTGATGTTTTCAAacttaaacacataataatgtaGTAAGTTTTGAGTCACGAGATGACACATGTGCAATATTCCATATAAGTGTGTTAATATAGTTTTCCAATGCACTAAAGAACAAATTCATAGATTTAGCTTCTTTTATTGTATGTCATTGGCCTCGTATTAAGGAACATAAATGGTGTACCATGTAAAACAATTCTCATTACATTAATAATAGGTCTTTGACATAGTAATTTTAGTAGACTTAATTCTTAATAAATGTAACATGTATGACTCCATTTCAGATGAGCCCGATATAGAATGAACTTAGAATCATGAAATAGTTTTTCAttagattttggattataagttcGTAACCCTAGCCCATTGCCATTTGGGTGGAGCATATGTACTTTTTTATATTGCAAACTAAGAACTACATTGTAAAGGCTAAAAGAGGGTATCATCAACAAGTTCAATAATATGGTTCATTGATATTTGTGATAGTAGATGCAATGACACATACAAATTACACTTAATTTGATGGATTTGTTTGATATGAAAGGGAACCTTTATTTCAATATCACACCTTGAGAGTTATTTTTTTGGTTTCGtcaaaacattaataaattgattatttttagaTAATAGTAGATAGAAAGACCACTTGTAAGGATAAATGGTTTCCAAACCAAagtttaattgaattatttatttatttttgttgtataaatataaattgaattaattatttttgtaaaaattaaattattttttgtataaattaaattaatgtttttgtataaattaaaataattttttttgtataattaaatttttttgtataaattaaattatttgtttttgtataaattgttttgtataaaattaaagtaactttaaattaaatgaatatattttgcataaattaaattaatattttttatataaattaaattattttttagttgtataaattaaattaaattgtttttgtataaattaaagaaattttttgttggataaattaaatgaatttttttatacattaaattaatttatttgttgtataaattgaattaaatttttaaatttttaattaaattttaaattaaattaaaataaagttttataaaagCACCTATGCATCGGACGTGGCCAACGCATACTCTACCCTATTTAAACCAAATTTTTCGTTGCCCCGCTCAGTTTCCACTCTCCCAAATCAAAAAACCTAATTTCACTTCTCCTTTTCACACTTTGCCTCCAGTCGTTGCTCACTCCACCGTTTGTCATCGATCCACTCCACCATTTGTCGTTGTCGTCGTCTCCGCTCAACTGCACTATGTCGTCGTGACTGGTTCGGCATTGTTCACCGATTGTCTTCCCTTCTTCTGTTTTGgtcttcatttttttcttcttctccattTCCGCTATAAGTTTTTCTCTCATTCTTCATTTCAGCTTCCACTATTGAGCTCCACCTCCTGCTCCACAACGGTTAGCTTCCATATCCTTCACCGTCTCTGCTCCAACGCCGGaggtaaacttttaaaatttcataatttttttattaatttttttgggATTACTGTTTTGTTGCTCTGTTGTTGTGTGAATGTGACACACATTTTAACTTAACCAAAACTTAAATTCCTAATGTGTTAGTCATCATACACGtgtatgaaattaaaattccaaaatttcTGAGCAAGTTAATTCAATATGGACGtattaaaaatcttttaaaatctaCTATAAACTCAATAATTAAGCAAATGTAAAGGATTTGAGAACCTTATTCTACCAAAATATTGCTTCATTATCATTCATAGGTTACCTCAAActttttaaatatgtatttttatttttaatgatataaCAGTTCTAATTTCTAAGTAAAAGATCAAATTTTTTCATAGATCACATCACTGTTTTTTTTACTTCATGGAatccattttatattttcatttgcacttttttttatgtaattgaaTTATCCAACATTTTAAGTTTTAGTACTTTTAGTTAATTTCTAaagtacaattttaattttaagttatgttttatatatttatattcacTTTGAATATTTGGATGGATGAAATTATCTGAAtgaattttttaactatttgaattatttttgtattgtgAATGTAGTGTAGTGTGAATGATAACAATTTGTTATGTtcaattttgaatttgattggTTTGGTATTTGTTGTGTCACAGGGTAAAATGGCTAGAACAAAAACTAAATGTTCTTTTTTTGCTGTCATGTATGTGTCGGTCAAGCTTACCcaagtttttatgttttttatattaatttgtgCATCGGCCTTTACGTCGGTCAGGCCGACGCAAAATttgatgttaattttttttcctcttcGTCAGCCAAATCGACGCATAGGCATTTTTATACATTTGCGTCAGTTTGGCACACGCATAAGCCAACAATATTGTGTCGCTTTTACGTCGACATGACCGACGACATTTTTGTCCGTTTTTCGTTGGCTTGGCTCACGCAATGTGTGTCGCATGCGCTGACCAACGAAAATGTTACTTTGCTTCCACGAGTTTTCTGTCTAATGGTTGGGCGACGTAAATCCAACGATTAGGTGTCGGTTTTTGCTTATTCGCACCTCTTTTTGGTCGATGAAAGATCTTGTTTTCCTTGTCgtgccaataaaaaaaattgatatagtGGGTTAAAAGTTAGACGCTTtgtcaaatattattttgaaatattgacTTAAATCAAAGGCACACACAATTGAAAAACATGAGAATGAAGCCCTATGTAATTTGAAAGATATCTACAAGTAACATGTATTAAGCCCACAACAATAACAACCATAAGAAATGAACTTCACGTGGTTAGATTCTAGTTGCATGTAGAGTAATGTATGCATTCCACACCCATAATCCAAACTCATAACCATAAAAATTAAACACAAACTCAACAATGAAATCACCATAACCAAGAACAAACTCACATTTTAACCAAGAACCAAAAATAAACCAATAACATAAATTAGAAGCACTAGTTACTCCAACTTCTACCCAAACATCCACACTAGTTTAGCCAACAAGGAGCCTTGCAAGATTGCAACAAGAACCTCCACATCATCTCACTGTGGCCAACAATGCACCATGGAATGAGGGGATGCACAAGCTAGGAATTTAGGAAAGTTGGAGAAAATGGCCCACGTGGAGAAATGAGACTTGTTTTGGCTCTATAAGCCTTACTTAGCGTCAGCTAAGCCCTAACAACCTCACCTAACATTATACGACGACTAAGTCTCCGCACCCTCCTCTAACACTTGTGACAATTTAGTCATAGCATCCCCTACCCAAGACCTTGCGACGACTAAGCCCTAACATCACATACTTTATTTCTATTTGTGTATTTCTAGGTAACTCATGACTCATACAAAGCTTAGTTGTGTCGCAGTAAAGTGTCTTTCACCGTCTCTAACAATGCCCATAATTGAACCAACGTTATACTTTGGTCTCTACTTTGTTACATTCTTGTAGTGCTACACTTTGAGAATTAAATGAAGAATTATGCATTCATTATCAAAGGAATAACTTAGAATAatatacattttataaaaaaaaaacaataagtagaagaagaaaaacatcaTGGAAGATATTTGGTGTAGTTAGGCCATGGGattgcttttaaaaggaaaatttgaTTTTCGCATACCTTCTCAATGTCTCTTTTTAGTTATTTGTTACATCAACACATTTTTAATGTCTCAactaattgttttatatttgatGTGTCATAAGGTATTTCTTAATACAAAACATTGTGATAATATACTTTAAATGAGaatcaaattattatatattacacTTAGtcattgtttacacttaggatAATAAAAGTTGTAGAACTCACATTCCTTCTTTTTAACCAAAAATAAAAGCATTACATTATAGTTGTGCACTCAACGGACATAAAATATGATTGAGTGATATTGGCGAAAAACACTTTACTTTTATCTTCTTCAAGCATTTGTTTGTTACAtgagtctttttcttctttctttcttaccACATTAATATTACAGTGACCCTCCTTGTTTCTTCCTCATCTTTAGTTCAATGAGTGATGTGATTGTTAGAGCTTCAATATAACTTATTCATCAACCACTTACTCATTACTTCATTACATTTGTGAATACGTTTAAGACTCTTGAAACTCCAATTGTTTCACCCATGAACCACTTTAGGGCTGCGAAAGTGACCTTGAGTTGTCAAACCTTTTTATAACTTTTTGACAAAGTTGTGAAGGTGTCAAAACTCTAACCTTCTCATCCATCAATATCCAGGATTTAGCTTGAGGTAAGCTTCTCCACACTATGTCTTGGCTATTGGCTAGATAACATATTGGTTGATATTTTTATGAGTTAACAAGTTAACATTGTTTGAGTTGTGTGTGATGATTGTCATGCATAAGTGCTCTTATCATATATATGAACACACAACATATAAACATAATCAATTGCATCCTTCCCCTGTGTTAATTCAGTGAAGTTGCTCTTACTACCCTCAATCCTTGACTTAATGGAATTTACACTTTCAAGTTCAACAATGGATACCCTTAAACAAGGgtgaaaaaaggaaaaaaaatcctTCTGAAATCACTATAAACATTTAATAGCATTGACATCCATTAATCcatcaaatataataatactacAGGACTTAAACTTATATTAATACTGAAGCATGCAATTACAAACATGACCCTCGTGAGACTTGGGATGCTATTatttcaaactaacacctatgcatGATCAACGAATCTAACAGTGCAACACTGGCAACAAAATTTAAAGCTTTAAACCAATCCATTTTCTGCATGATATGcatgattttcattttttgttattattttctatGTACAATGTTTCCTTTGCAAATGAAAGCTAGCTAGTAAGTCCATTCCTTTGGGAGAAATATCTCTGGAGAAGAACTTCGATTCTGAGAAGTAAAACTACATTGCTTGGACGCATCTTTCTGACCACTTTTCGTTTCTATTGAGTTATTGTTGCATGCCTCTCTGCATATTATTGGGTTATATCTCTGAACTGCAACCAGATCAAAGGCCAGGGTAATTAACTTTTCTCTCAAGAATATCACTgtgaaaaatacaaaatttataaggGTAGTTCCTGTACAAATATATCTAATACCTTGCGGTGGTGAAATCTGCACACCTAATGTACGGGCATTAAGATTTAGAGCTTGAACAACACGAGCTGGAAGAAGGACAGGAGCACAAGCTGCAAAACAATTAGgtgtataaataaatacaaattaggcAAGTGGAAACATTCAAGCTGCAACATTGACTTTGACCATGTTGTTTCATGTTAGAATTCGAGACATACACATGCATAAATTTGGAATATGTATACGCAATAATTAGTAATCATTACAGATAAATTCTTTGATGGAGGCAAAATTCAAAAACTTGTCatacatattaatttataattgaatttaaaatctcTCATCTTTAAACAACAGAAAATATATGTGATTCAGATAATTGAATTTCATTGGCTCTATATGTAATCACTAAAAGCAAATTATATTATGCATCATGACTACGTAATTGTTGACATGATGAATTTCAGTATTCACCTAGAAAAAACACAATTCATTTTGGATGcaagaatttttaatttttctgaaAGTAGTCCAGGCACAAATGCACATATATATTTCATTGCAAGGAAATACAAGTTCTCTAACCTGGCCTCTTGCTTGGTTGAAAGTTTGTGCCTGCTCTTTGTGGTAAGAATACACCAGTGCCACAGGATCTTTGGGCGGATCCCAAGAAAATAACTCGCATTCCTGGTCCACCATTGGCAAGTTTTGGTCTTGTATACGAAGATCTTGAGGTAGATTTTGAGAACTAGAAAGGACATTTCAGTGAAAGAACAGAGTGAAGAAACTATTAGTTAggtatataaaaataaaattctaaatacgTAGTAGTGAAGTACGTTCGATGAGTGTGTAGGAACAAATTATCCATATATGAATAGATACCGAATCTCGTTTCTTTTTAGTGTTTCACCCGATCTTGTTGATTTTTTACAGTCACAGTCACACTTCCTCCGAATTCCATACACCAGATTGAGTGCGTGCATATTGAAATGTACTAATTTAATGTGCTTTAGAACTTTTCTGGTAAGCCACTAACTAAAGTTACTGCCTAATCTTTATGTGAATCTTTTCGGTTTCAACTTTTGTTTAAGAAATTCAAGTAATTTTGAGAAAGTAATTAAAATGCAAAAGGAGCCTATACTGCTAATTGCCAAATCTTCAAATCATATGTAGCTGGTCAAATGCCCTGAATATAACGATGTTGTTTGATTAATCATATGCCACTTGTGGGACAAGTGGAACACATGTACACTTCTTTTAAAGTACCATGCTACAACCTAATCAATCTTTAAGCCTACTTGCTAATCTACCTAATCATATACCCTTCTCtcaaattcatatatatatatatatatatatatatatatatatatataccctGCATTTTCCTACCAACTTTTACACACAGACAAAAAAAGAGGTATCGTGTGTTGCAGACTCTGTCTCATGAACCCCAGCAGCCATAAGCAAAGATGAATCAAATGGATGCAACTAAGTAAAGCATTTACCTGCGGTTTTGGTTCTCCAGGTGATTTCTGATGACCAAGTTGACGCATTTGGTGATGGTTTTGGACCTTCTGGTATCGGTTTCTCATACATTCCTGAAGATCAATTGAAGCACATATATAACCCAATTCGCTAGTTGTCGAATTACTAGAAACTAcatcataaattataaatgaaatCCAAAAGTAGAAAGCAAGACACGTGAGCAAAGgaagagaagaaggaaaaagatgaagaagagaaaaaagatataACCTTAGTGCCGCATGCCTCGTCCAGAACATGAGAGGGTAACCAGAGCATTCCTTCTTCAAAACCCACTTCACCATCGTCATGCATAGCAGCCATGGGcacagagaaagagaaagaaacctTGGTTATAGCGGTTGATTTTCGAAGACAGTTCAGTTTTGGTACCTTATTCTGAAACGGTTGAGACTTGAGAGGCTTTTAAAGCTTCGCTTCCGCACTGCAATGCAACAAACTGCATAACTTACGTGGCGTTAGTGGGTGAGCATCTGCAGTTTTCTACGTAGACACAGCCACTACGCTCCTTAGACCACGCGTGCTTTCTGCATGCGGTTGTCTACTACCACCCAACCTTAAAAACGACAGTCGTTTAGTTGCGCGTGTGTTCACGTGGTGTTGGCGTTGAGGTCCTTGATGGAATAAGGAGGGAGATTTGGGTCATTTGATGACAACGTTGGTGTCTTTGGGTCTATACGTGGATGTGGTTGGGTTGGGTAAACCCCTCCACGTATCTAGTTGTTGCAGTTACTCGTTCTCTTTTCTAATGTgtttttggtcatcttcttAGTTTGTTATTTTGGTCATCAACCTTAATAATCCCAGTttgacttttataaaaaatataaaaaaaaagtaatacacACTGATGAATGGTTTTAGTCAAAGAAAAACGTAAAATAAAGCATTCGTATGTTATCTGAGTTTTTTGTACGTACGTGAAGGCTCTCAACTAACTTTCTAAACCACCACACCAAAATTCTCccacatttttaaattattgattgTCTATGTCTCCCTCCATTTTaaggtttttctttttatttctatatatttcctttcttcttttatgCCTTTCATTTTATATTCCACCCACTTTGGAGATATGGACcttctttaatatttattatttattgaggATATCGATAAATCAATATTAAATCATATGTGTCCTATCTAATTCAGAGTGAACTGTTTATACACTAatagtgtaaaaaaaattattatctcCAATTATAAATTCTTACGTTACAACAAATTTGATAGTTTTTATGATTACCTTAAgaatatatcaatttttttttatcgtgccacatttttttttctcaaatccaTTAGACACTAACACGTTACATAACTACAACTATAGTTGATTTGCAAaaaatttacttatattttgaatgatactctttaaacttttttttaatcaatagtTTTCAATAGTTTTTCTCAACCTAATTTTTTCAACGTTACATTTCCATTCAACTCAATTAAGTGCAATTATTACATAATCACTTGCATATaacaattgaaaatttaaagACATTTTTACCCATacaagaaattttaaaatattatttaaagaaggaagctaatttcaaaatatatatatatatatatatatatatatatatcattggTAATTTACCAGAATAGTGTTTATAAAAATCGTCAATCTTGATTCTTAATTAgtgtaattttattaaaaaatagtattaaaatattatataaccttatttacaaaataaattatttagttatctagcaataaatattttattttagttatccATACTCTATacatataattgttttttgttgtataaatttatttttctattttatatttatatcaatattttattttattattttattttggttatttcgtcattttataattacttcaatttaaaactaaaaaaatagttaatattaaatttgaaataagtgTTTGAGATGTGCATTACATTTATTATTCCTAATTACTCTCCACTATTGTagcaattttaaaatttatttaagaaagaGTTGTTATAattctccactacacataaACCACTTATCTTACTTTCCACTTTCTCTCTTTTTCCTTCCACATACCTACTTTCCACATTCTTTTTCTACCATACtgaagagaaaaaagataatGATTTTACATGATTatgataatgatattttttattcataatatactataaatttatattgttaatataagtgtgtaaataataacattatttattcgaattttaatattaaacatagatatatatataaatgataaaaataaaaaatgcagatACACATACGTGAGCGCCTGTGAGCCcgctagtaataataataataataataaatatatatataataataataaataaataaataataataataataataaaataataaagatacacattaataacaaaaataaaaaatatagatacacaataatgatagaaataaaaaactagatatataacattaataaaaaaatacgaatactaagaaaaataaaaaatacagataCATGGCGCTTGTGTTTCCACTAGTGTTAAGATAAtgagtttattttaatatatccaAAAGTTTCATAACACTTAAAAAAATCCATATCgacaataatttataaaaaattgtgagaGGAGCGTCAAATTGTAAAGGAAACAAAAATTATCTCAATAAATAAAGCAAAAATATTCCCTatcgaaataaataaaaaaatgaatttcacAAGTAAAACTAATCATACAATCTATTCTTTTCATTCattgatttataaaatataacaaaaacttcaaattttaaaataaacaatgttttaaatacaataattaacTCTTCCCATGTTATTTTAATGAAGTTCATAACACAGTTAATGCACATTATTATGTGAGATATGAGGAGAGAATAAATTGATGATTACACGTGAATCAATCACAACTTATAACAAGAGACAGATAAATCATAACAAATGACAATAAATTATTGACAACGTGTATATTCATTCAATCACAACATAGCATAATAATCAATATTAATGGTAATGATATTGTAAATGGGATTTTTGTGAAGCAGTTAATTAATCCCATTAAGAAGCACTAGATCATTAGAAAAGTTGATACATGAACATTTAGAAGATTTACCATTATGCTATGGATAATGGTTGCGGTGGCACTGAATCAATAAGGTTGAGTTTCTTAGGTACGTATGcccaaaattaatatatttcacACATCAAAGGGTTGCAAAATTCTGACAAGTTGGGCTTAATCCCCCAATTTGGGCTTAACCCCCAATGTACCGAGGCTTTTACTTTTTGCACCCCATTATCACTAACCGCACTCCCACACTAACAGAAAATGGTTAAAATACCCTTCTCATTGCACCACATCATCATTAcaccatgataaaaaaaaactaattccTAAAAACTCATTCTAAATAACATCATTTACATTCCAAAAAAAGCCATTCAAGAAATTTTGTCTAAAAAACTCGTTCCAAAAAACTCATTCATTTAATGTGTTTCGAATATTTGTTCTAAAACTTATGTTCTAAAAATTCTATTCTGGAAATTCTATTCCGAAGTTCCGAAATCATATTCTAGAAATTCCAAAAAAACTTGTTCTGAAAAATTTCTAGAACAAAAAAATCCTGAAATcacttttcattttaaaaaa encodes the following:
- the LOC137829705 gene encoding uncharacterized protein isoform X2: MAAMHDDGEVGFEEGMLWLPSHVLDEACGTKECMRNRYQKVQNHHQMRQLGHQKSPGEPKPQFSKSTSRSSYTRPKLANGGPGMRVIFLGSAQRSCGTGVFLPQRAGTNFQPSKRPACAPVLLPARVVQALNLNARTLGVQISPPQVQRYNPIICREACNNNSIETKSGQKDASKQCSFTSQNRSSSPEIFLPKEWTY
- the LOC137829705 gene encoding uncharacterized protein isoform X1, whose protein sequence is MAAMHDDGEVGFEEGMLWLPSHVLDEACGTKECMRNRYQKVQNHHQMRQLGHQKSPGEPKPQFSKSTSRSSYTRPKLANGGPGMRVIFLGSAQRSCGTGVFLPQRAGTNFQPSKRPACAPVLLPARVVQALNLNARTLGVQISPPQGIRYICTGTTLINFVFFTVIFLREKLITLAFDLVAVQRYNPIICREACNNNSIETKSGQKDASKQCSFTSQNRSSSPEIFLPKEWTY
- the LOC137829371 gene encoding uncharacterized protein, coding for MLERLGFCAQWIRWIKGCLESASVSVLVNGSPTREFTPGKGLRQSDPLAPFLFLILAERLAGVSRMAEEKSLIDSLEVGRDKVKVNMLQYADDTLFFCKANTKSVFNMKAILLCFELAFGLKVNFVKSTISGLGLDQSLLQNFAAILNCKVMVTPFVYLGLSIGGCHKRGAFWSRVIERAQGKWIWRLGTDKGGLWKEILVSKYGGWRSLREEGKVGRVSLWWKDLKEVWASEGWGRSFEDGFEWQVGEGKAILFWEDSWLSCGAFKSVFPRIFSLSVTKGAKVVELGNWIDGVWVWHFEWRRPFFEWEKPLVEQFFELLQGAKLESGKANCSIWKAGGFHTFTVNSAYFQVRKDRVGEVSLVYSKLWRCKALRSALVTAWRVMENKIATMVNLERRGVVVENLVCGLCGKVEESSNHLFSACEFTLRVWCLCFEWLGVSFVIHKDPLVNFQQFRLCSASDVVNDVWGAIWVGVVSGIWRHRNSVTFDRGVVDALEVFALVQVNVWSWIFAKSCCNSFTYPNWVLNPVDCMRLVV